A section of the Streptomyces sp. Je 1-369 genome encodes:
- the sdhC gene encoding succinate dehydrogenase, cytochrome b556 subunit, translating to MPAGTLYRGREGMWSWVAHRVTGVLIFFFLFVHVLDTALVRVSPEAYDDVVSTYKTPIVALLEYGLVAAILFHALNGLRVIAVDFWSKGPRYQKQMLWTVVGIWVVLMVGALYPVLGHAVREVFGS from the coding sequence GTGCCGGCTGGAACGCTGTACCGCGGCCGGGAAGGAATGTGGTCCTGGGTGGCTCACCGAGTCACCGGCGTCCTCATCTTCTTCTTCCTGTTCGTGCATGTGCTGGACACCGCTCTCGTCCGCGTCTCCCCGGAGGCGTATGACGATGTCGTCAGCACCTACAAGACGCCGATCGTCGCACTCCTCGAGTACGGCCTGGTCGCCGCCATCCTCTTCCACGCGCTCAACGGCCTGCGTGTCATCGCCGTCGACTTCTGGTCGAAGGGTCCCCGCTACCAGAAGCAGATGCTCTGGACCGTCGTCGGCATCTGGGTCGTCCTGATGGTCGGGGCGCTCTACCCCGTCCTCGGCCACGCCGTACGTGAAGTCTTCGGGAGCTGA
- a CDS encoding succinate dehydrogenase hydrophobic membrane anchor subunit codes for MSADTTLEKSGTSGIGPVEGASLYDSDNPAPVIEAPRKRTSKTPRSTRGNFEMAAWLFMRLSGVVLVVLVLGHLLIQLVLDGGVSKIGFAFVAGRWASPFWQVWDLLMLWLAMLHGANGLRTVINDYAERPNTRLWLKGLLYTATVFTILLGTLVIFTFDPNIR; via the coding sequence ATGTCTGCTGACACCACGCTTGAGAAGTCCGGAACGTCCGGTATCGGTCCCGTCGAGGGCGCTTCGCTCTACGACTCCGACAACCCGGCCCCGGTCATCGAGGCGCCGCGCAAGCGCACCTCCAAGACCCCGCGCTCGACCCGCGGCAACTTCGAGATGGCCGCATGGCTCTTCATGCGCCTGTCCGGTGTCGTCCTCGTCGTCCTCGTCCTCGGCCACCTGCTGATCCAGCTGGTGCTCGACGGCGGTGTCTCGAAGATCGGCTTCGCGTTCGTCGCGGGCCGCTGGGCCTCGCCGTTCTGGCAGGTCTGGGACCTGCTGATGCTGTGGCTCGCGATGCTGCACGGCGCCAACGGCCTGCGCACGGTCATCAACGACTACGCGGAGCGCCCGAACACGCGTCTGTGGCTCAAGGGCCTGCTGTACACCGCCACGGTGTTCACCATCCTTCTGGGCACGCTGGTGATCTTCACCTTCGACCCGAACATCCGCTAA
- a CDS encoding beta-N-acetylhexosaminidase → MRRGPVAAAGGVAVVGAVVLAVGFWPGGDGTGTDGTAPSGGRSAAAPSTSPTKSYALSKAPATIPAVREHTAARGPGWRPAEGKGRVVVGDGDLADEAKLLADELKLTYGGESDPRKGDVQLTLTDGDEGKDKGGDKGKGGAESYTLTVKGEQVRIAAPAEAGVFYGTRTLKQAVSGGRTAPEGVVRDRPAKPQRGFMIDIARKHFDLKWLEDRIRDLGDLKYNQLGLHFSDDQAFRIESDSHPEIVSSDHLTKDQVRGLLKLAASRHITVVPEIDSPGHLGAVIREHPSLQLRSARGTVTRGAVDISKPEAAKIVDDLLKEYAELFPGAYWHLGADEYLALTAKNPEASYPQLAAAARERYGAGGRVQDLATGWLNDRADTVRPSGKKLKAWNDGFFGGGTTEAADDLEVAYWTGKEIGAREPDAYLKAGRKLVNYNDEYLYYVLGQPQTFRYPTGQRIYESWTPLVVRGTKPVSERYDDQILGGTFAVWGDLADAQTQEQVAAGIRMPLRATVQKLWDPRKPALAWNDFVKLADGLR, encoded by the coding sequence GTGAGGCGCGGCCCCGTCGCCGCGGCGGGCGGTGTCGCCGTCGTGGGGGCGGTGGTGCTGGCCGTCGGGTTCTGGCCCGGCGGCGACGGCACGGGCACCGACGGCACGGCGCCTTCGGGCGGCAGGTCCGCCGCCGCGCCCTCCACGAGCCCCACCAAGAGCTACGCCCTCTCCAAGGCCCCGGCCACCATCCCCGCCGTGCGCGAGCACACCGCGGCGCGCGGCCCCGGCTGGCGACCCGCCGAGGGCAAGGGGCGGGTCGTGGTCGGTGACGGCGACCTGGCCGACGAGGCGAAGCTGCTCGCGGACGAGCTGAAACTGACGTATGGGGGAGAGTCCGACCCCCGCAAGGGCGACGTACAGCTGACGCTGACCGACGGCGACGAGGGCAAGGACAAGGGCGGCGACAAGGGCAAGGGCGGCGCCGAGTCGTACACCCTGACCGTCAAGGGCGAGCAGGTGCGGATAGCCGCGCCCGCCGAGGCCGGTGTCTTCTACGGGACCCGCACCCTCAAGCAGGCGGTGAGCGGCGGCAGGACCGCCCCCGAGGGCGTCGTACGGGACCGCCCGGCCAAACCGCAGCGCGGCTTCATGATCGACATAGCCAGGAAGCACTTCGACCTGAAGTGGCTCGAGGACCGCATACGCGACCTCGGCGATCTGAAGTACAACCAGCTCGGCCTGCACTTCTCCGACGACCAGGCGTTCCGCATCGAGTCGGACTCGCACCCCGAGATCGTCTCCTCCGACCACCTCACCAAGGACCAGGTCCGCGGCCTCCTGAAGCTGGCCGCGAGCCGCCACATCACCGTCGTCCCGGAGATCGACTCCCCCGGACACCTCGGCGCGGTCATCCGCGAGCATCCCTCCCTCCAGCTCCGCAGCGCGCGGGGCACGGTCACACGCGGTGCGGTCGACATCTCGAAGCCGGAGGCGGCGAAGATCGTCGACGACCTCCTCAAGGAGTACGCCGAACTGTTCCCCGGCGCGTACTGGCACCTCGGCGCCGATGAATACCTCGCCCTCACCGCCAAGAACCCCGAGGCGTCCTACCCGCAGCTGGCCGCCGCGGCCCGCGAGCGCTACGGCGCCGGCGGACGCGTCCAGGACCTGGCCACGGGCTGGCTCAACGACCGGGCCGACACCGTGCGCCCCTCCGGCAAGAAGCTGAAGGCCTGGAACGACGGGTTCTTCGGGGGCGGCACCACCGAGGCCGCCGACGACCTCGAAGTCGCCTACTGGACCGGCAAGGAGATCGGCGCACGCGAGCCCGACGCGTACCTGAAGGCGGGCCGCAAGCTCGTCAACTACAACGACGAGTACCTCTACTACGTCCTCGGCCAGCCCCAGACCTTCCGCTACCCGACCGGTCAGCGGATCTACGAGAGCTGGACCCCGCTGGTCGTCCGCGGCACGAAGCCCGTGAGTGAGCGGTACGACGACCAGATCCTCGGCGGCACGTTCGCGGTCTGGGGCGACCTGGCGGACGCGCAGACCCAGGAGCAGGTGGCGGCGGGCATCCGCATGCCGC
- a CDS encoding 2-oxo-4-hydroxy-4-carboxy-5-ureidoimidazoline decarboxylase — MNSATPDAAVAALLTCCGSHRWARRIAAHRPYPDLEALLAASDEAAYDLAPDDLAEALACEPLDLFVPQQDNRGNRADRGAPHTTYTAAHTALRAAHAAYESRFGHSFVICLDDVAPEEALDHLLSGIRSRLGNDPDEETALAAEELRRTARGRLTRLVLCQAAKEAAQTAGHAAHGHQSQALPDSPYVPV, encoded by the coding sequence TTGAACTCCGCCACGCCGGACGCGGCCGTAGCCGCCCTGCTCACCTGCTGCGGCAGCCACCGCTGGGCCCGCCGTATCGCCGCCCACCGGCCCTACCCCGACCTGGAAGCCCTGCTCGCGGCCTCCGACGAAGCGGCGTACGACCTGGCACCCGATGACCTCGCCGAGGCCCTGGCCTGCGAACCCCTCGATCTTTTCGTCCCACAGCAGGACAACCGGGGCAATCGGGCCGACCGGGGCGCTCCGCACACCACGTACACCGCGGCCCACACCGCCCTGCGCGCCGCCCACGCCGCGTACGAGAGCCGCTTCGGGCACTCCTTCGTGATCTGCCTGGACGACGTCGCCCCCGAAGAGGCTCTCGACCATCTGCTCTCCGGCATTCGGTCACGCCTCGGCAACGATCCCGACGAAGAGACCGCCCTCGCCGCGGAAGAGCTGCGCCGCACCGCCAGGGGCCGTCTGACCAGGCTCGTCCTCTGTCAGGCCGCCAAAGAGGCCGCTCAGACCGCGGGACACGCCGCGCACGGACATCAATCGCAAGCGCTTCCCGATAGCCCGTACGTGCCTGTTTGA